AAGGATAATAGCAGAGGCGTAGCGTGGTTTCTGGCTGCCCCAAGGCATAGggcaagaataaaaaaaaatcatttcaacaAATAAGTGTCACGAGCCCCCCTAGAGTCACTGGTACATGCGACaaacgtacaaaaataaattaacatatttcgCCGGCCTCCTAACAGGACCGCGCGTGGCCGCCCCCTCTCTCCAACCTTCCCCGCCCCAACTACGCTACATTGTTTTTTCTGTTACGGAATTGTAATCGAGGgtgtataatatcagccctttattatatactttcccactgttgggcacgggcctcctctactactgagagagattaggccttagtccaccacgctggcctagggcggattggtagacttcatacaccctcgaaaattcctatagagaatttcccaggtatgcaggtttcctcacgatgttttccttcaccgttaaagcgaacgataaattcacaaagaatacacacatgattttttagaaaagtcagagatgcgtgcccttgggatttgaacctgcggacattcgtctcggcaatccgttccacaaccaactaggctatcgccgctctatcGTGAGTGTAGgtaatatttggatatttcaGACAATTTCAGTTTCCATGCTAACCTATTAGGCAATATCCCCAGCGGTAGACAAGCGCTGTACAGCACGTAGCCCTCGTGTCCGTGCGGCGTCTGCGCATACAGCCACTGCTCGTTCTTGAACACCGCGTTGACGACAGTGCCCAGCGGCAGCATCAGCTCCTGCTGTCGCTCGCCTTGCGTCTGGTAGAGCGTGCTCGGGTAAGCGATGACCACAGGAATGTTGCCGGGACGGTCGATTGTGGcctataatagaaataaaacaactatGTAGCTATTTAAGCGTAATGGGACTGGTTACAAAACAATCACCTAAATCAAAAATCATAATGCATGGCACTTAGCATAGTGTAATTAGGTACTGTATTATTGTGTGGgtaaacgaaattaaaattgggTTTCTCATTCCAGAATATTCAGTTCTTGCACGCGTTTGCATACACAAAAAGAGTAACAGTTTATTCTAATACAGTATATAGATTAACTCACGAACGTTTATTTTATGCTCGGCTTATTGGTAGGAGACTTTTGGTATTTTAACGTTTAGTTCTTAGTGTATGCGCGTTACCAACGGAAATAAGAAATTAGTACAGTGAGCCTCAAAATTATctaaacagatttaaaaaaaaaatagcatttaaacttttatgttcTTACCAAAAATTGTTATtccttcactaaaataaattttggaaagaaaaaacaataagtaTATCGATAAATTTTATGTGTGTAAACGTTTTGGAGCTTTGCATTTGTTCAacaacttttgtggctgactgtataaACGTCTTTTATGTAGATCatcttttattacttatatcagTTCATTGCTTAGCATTATTCCTCCTACTTCTTAAAATTAGACGGTGATGAACTGAGAACTCGCAAATCTAACCCACAGCTCGTAGCAGCTCAATGCCACTTTCCGGACGTttccaatatttattgtttcaaatgCCAACTTTCACATCACgtctttgtataaaataaaagcgttaagtaattaaaatatataaatattagcacATCACATTAAGGAACTAAGAAGAATTCGGCTTTTAGACTTCAAGTACAAGGAATGAACTTACTGTAAAAGTAACGCACccataataaatttatcatataTTAGACAGCGCAGATCTATCtaacattattttcatacaaatcgGATGTCTTTCCCGAAAGAATTGcatgatattatgtagtttacTCGCCTCCACTGCTTAAGCCAACAATATTCCTATAATGTTTGTTACCATCGAGTGTTTTATAATCGGCGTTGATTGCGGAATAATCGCCAACCATTTCGTCGGGATGATGAATGTGAAAAGCAGCAGTGGAAGTCGATTATATGTAATCGTCTAAATCATCCGTGTTCATTTTCTACATCGATCAACTGCGCACGGGCACAATAAATGTGAGCTAAGGAATTTACATAAATCAAATTCTTGGATCAAGGTATTTGATGCTGTTACACTTATTTTGGTGTGAGACaggttaattattaattttcgtcTAATCACCTTGGTCCTGGCAGGTTGCGTGCCTTTTGCGACCGATCCTGGGTTCTCTACCAGGATTGGAGCCTCGTTAATGAGTTTTTCGTCTTCAAAATGACGTGTATTACTCGGAATTAGATTTTGTGCCCAATAAGGCGTTACGCTTGTCTTCTACCGTAttggataattaaaataagccGACAGAACCGTAAACGCAAAAGTTACTTATGCGTACCCCTACGGTGATACTAATATAAGCTTATGCTAGgttttgtagatattttttttatgcgtagtatttttttgtacacaaaCAGTGACGGCTTTTATCCCcgataggggtaggcagaggcgcaactaatgcaCCCTCTTGTcgctgtgtattccgtcccataatgtgatagagggctAGCTTATTACCACATTGAGCATAAATTCCGGACCCCGGGCtagtactgagtagaaaaacccaatgtcaCTTTGCTCAACCCGGGGTTCGAAGCCGGGACCtcggcactgcagtcgtaccgtaacacaagtatgccaccgaagcagtcttgGTAACTTAAATACTTCTAGCCatgtttaatacaaaaaatctttattttttttttaaaacggttAGCTAATATAACTAGCTATTATAGcttgaattattttgaaatttcgtaaaaatagtCGGATGCTGGAAACCCATCGctgatagtaataaatataattatttccaaaCGGACATGTCGTAGACGTGGGTCAttaaatcaaacataaaaatttagAAAGATCATCTCATATGACGAAGTTGTATTGCGCATATAACACAGAACAAATAGATTCATTCGAAAGTGATTTATAGTTTAAAGTAAGATATTTCATCAAGATGTAAACATGGGCCAAAGgttaacaacaaattattaaatcacaatattttaaaattctccCATGAAATATTACTGGCGGGTTGCATGCACGCGAGAGTCGCGAGTACACGCACAATTAACACCGTAACGTTTAACCTCTACAAgatatattgttgttttaaataaaacttattgatGAATGGGCCCGTCCATTCGCGCATTATCCTTTAGACATGGTTCACTCTGACATAACTCAAAATACAATACCCAGACGATAATCTTGTACGTGTATACTAAAGCTAAAAAACCCTTTCGGTAATCGATCTTTTCCGAACACAAAGCGAAAAAGAGCATTAAATCTCCGGAAAGAATTTCCAAAATTGTAAATGACGAGCAATTTGTGTTCAGTCCAATTTTGCGCCAATTTCGCGGCCTATAGGTTCGATCAGGTTGCTGGGTAAGGCACAAAAAGCTGAATTTAAACCATAATGTCATAATAACATCGCAGAAATGAATAATGATCGGCGTGTACGTACATGTGTATACAACATTTCTTTTATGAGAAAGATCCGTTAAGACCGCAATAACGCACGCCAAAGCATGATGAATGGTGTTTtccgtaaattaaaatatgttgcataattttacgttaattatttttcaatttggaacgctgtttatttttacggatatttttaatgagtgaaccaatgaaatataaatgaaaggAAATGAAAAGTAAATGGGAATAACTTACCTCACTTAAAAAGCTGTCCAAATCCCTGATGTCGTATCCGAAGGTtccgttttgtttgtttttctttctcCTGTGACGATGTCTGTGTTTCCGCCGCATGTATTCTTCAGTATCCACACTTTCGTCCGAGTACGTATCATGTCCGTTCATGAACTCATCACAAGCACTCCTAAACTTAAGGTTATGGTAATATTCATTGCGACCCACCACTCTCTCCCTCGCGTCTCTTATTTTACATTTCCCGTGTATTTCATTTTCGTTAAATCTCTGGTTGTGCCTCTGGCGTCTGTCGACGTCATTGCCAATTGTATTCTTTATCCTTTCCTCGGTTTGTAACTTCTCCGTTGACAATCTGCTGTTGTCTAAATTCTCCTTGAGGACCCAGGTTAAGgatatttttgatttatgtcGATGGGTTAAAGGTGTCGAATGCCACAAGCCCATATCATCGATCTCAGTGTATTCTGCTACGGTGTTTTCAGAGTCGTCCGGCTTAGGGGCTACTTTACAATTTGCTAGTAAATCCAGGACTTCACACACTGGAGCTTCATTCTAGAAATTAATAGAAGtgctattaatattaattttcaaaactaCAGTCATccgttttttttgtaaaatctacTATACCGGCTCGTCCAAGCCTCGTTGCTCTGGTTCATTGTCGGCATTATCGTCGGCACTGTACGGCGGCGGTAAATCTTTATACGTAATCTCTGAAAGCACAATAATAATCGATTTTAACTTACAATCGGTCGTAACTCAGCGGATGGGATTAATAACGAGGTTTATACCACAGTCAGCTGAGCGGATTATTGGGCATAAATAATGAACGCGGAGTTGTAACAATGGACGTGGGCGGTGGAACAATGCCCTCCCGGGGGGATGCGCGCTTCCGAACTACCCGCGCGGCTCCCGGCCGGCCCGCCGCTGCGCCGACGCACCACCGCGAAATTCTAGTTTAGACTTTAGTGTGCGCACTCGCGGTCGCTCGCCGTGGATCCCCGACGCGCCGCCCACAGTCCGCGGCTTCACATCCAACACTGACCCTCGCCGTGATACGCTATCGACGCCGCTCTCCTCTAAAAAATCTCGGAACGTTTGCATCGAACCCTCCGTGCGGGAGTGGAGTGCGTCGATAATGCCTCAGGACACGGTTCGCAGCTGACACGAATCGCTCTTTCACATTCCGatagttttgtatttagatAGCTCACCGCTCACTACAGCACCAGGGACATCCTGCCGATTCGTAAAATTAATGCTAAACGAGATCGTGTGTAGCAATATTGcttttgtaacatatttattttatagatatgaaCATTTGCGATCGTCGAGTTTGAATACAGGTTTTGCTGTTTTCTCAACATTTATACCTATCTATGGCTTGAGTATTATTTACAATCAGATCTTGaatgttgattaaaattataattctcgaATAACCATATAGGTAAATAACTCGCGTTATGTAGTGTCCAACAAGCCGTACTAGGCGTAAGAAACGGTTATTGTACTTTTTATGCATAGAGATCGTTCTAATCTTATTACAAATTACCTGTCCCGTTAATGTGATCAGTTCCTAGACCATGTCTTACATGTCCCTTTTCGTTACGCTTTTACTACAAGCTCCGTGCATTGTGCAAAATATAAGCCAggtactgttttttttaatagaacttGATTCGAAATTAACAGTTTTGATACGATGTatagatgtatgtatatataccTATAGACACTATTCTGATATATTATATCGTCTGGTGTATAATTCAACTTTTATCATTGACtgcaatacaaaaaaacaaaacacaaggCCGAACGGAGCATTTGCCGCGGCCCGTGGTCAGTAATTACAAAGTGCTAAGAGTTCAAATAATACAAACGTTACAGGGTATTCTCACGCTTTTGTTTCTATGTTAGCTTTGCCTCACCACCTGTGTTTATATTTCGTTATCTCCTCGGACGTTggattttgttattgtaaaacaaGCGAGCTCTTTCTTAAATTCTGTGAAATGCATTTGGATTCGTCATCTTTGAATCCTAAGTGATtgatgatgatttcttatgtttaaacacgaatgttagaaattgaaatttaactattttttggatcatatcgcggtttttatttttttcctgacgtttcgaagacttttcagcctttgTGACGGTTCCCCCCGTCACCAcgaatccgaaaaatagtttaattttaattatcataccAATTAAAGACGAACGTAATTATGTCATTTGACCACgaataatcatctctagtcacaCGGCACTCTAATAGCCTCATCACTTATTTTCAGGACCAGAAGAGTCATTTGGTGTgtcaatataaacataaaaaacttgTAATATAGAGCCTAAACTATTTTCacattcataaatttaaaaaaaatgttttacaatttcGTTACAAATGACTTATGTATTTCTTCTTATTCTTATTCAGATGAAGCGACTTCAAAAATCTGTAGTACGTTACAGCTAGTCCCagtataattcattaaaaaaagcTGGCATAGTAATCTGTTATACCAACCGTATATCTGtatggaaatatatataaaatcggATAAATGGGAACCTCTTTGCATAATAGAATT
This genomic window from Manduca sexta isolate Smith_Timp_Sample1 chromosome 17, JHU_Msex_v1.0, whole genome shotgun sequence contains:
- the LOC115443085 gene encoding uncharacterized protein LOC115443085 isoform X1 — translated: MKSLLKRIKQKITYKDLPPPYSADDNADNEPEQRGLDEPNEAPVCEVLDLLANCKVAPKPDDSENTVAEYTEIDDMGLWHSTPLTHRHKSKISLTWVLKENLDNSRLSTEKLQTEERIKNTIGNDVDRRQRHNQRFNENEIHGKCKIRDARERVVGRNEYYHNLKFRSACDEFMNGHDTYSDESVDTEEYMRRKHRHRHRRKKNKQNGTFGYDIRDLDSFLSEATIDRPGNIPVVIAYPSTLYQTQGERQQELMLPLGTVVNAVFKNEQWLYAQTPHGHEGYVLYSACLPLGILPNRTSPQKKTPCWESSTDIYPRPCGNLTDNEKEQLRGRTRSECRYQARSRRKPDICPEKDFDSLYLKTKSVNNIDRAHEREHEVKRQTLLVVNSDYRGNVLEKTLSVQQGDVVVLAQGRRLESDVDTDWFYVKKKDGSHGYIPAVIAGHGYI
- the LOC115443085 gene encoding uncharacterized protein LOC115443085 isoform X2; this encodes MGLWHSTPLTHRHKSKISLTWVLKENLDNSRLSTEKLQTEERIKNTIGNDVDRRQRHNQRFNENEIHGKCKIRDARERVVGRNEYYHNLKFRSACDEFMNGHDTYSDESVDTEEYMRRKHRHRHRRKKNKQNGTFGYDIRDLDSFLSEATIDRPGNIPVVIAYPSTLYQTQGERQQELMLPLGTVVNAVFKNEQWLYAQTPHGHEGYVLYSACLPLGILPNRTSPQKKTPCWESSTDIYPRPCGNLTDNEKEQLRGRTRSECRYQARSRRKPDICPEKDFDSLYLKTKSVNNIDRAHEREHEVKRQTLLVVNSDYRGNVLEKTLSVQQGDVVVLAQGRRLESDVDTDWFYVKKKDGSHGYIPAVIAGHGYI